In the Terriglobales bacterium genome, one interval contains:
- the lpdA gene encoding dihydrolipoyl dehydrogenase codes for MAEQSSGAKKKVAVVGAGPGGYAAAFMAADLGLEVTMIGSDVNPGGVCLYVGCIPSKALLHVAELINEADHAAAWGVAFAKPKVDVDKLRAFKTSVVSKLTGGLGQLAKQRKVTYIQGKASLADANTVSIAKAAGGEEKIRFDNIILATGSRPATLPVFDIKSARVMDSTGALDLTDVPKTLLVVGGGYIGLELGTVYAALGTKVSVVEVLSGLLPGADRDLVTPLAKRIEKVFDKVMLNTKVTQIKEEKTGIRVKFEGEAAGEQVYDKILVSVGRKPNTEIEGLEKTKVTKDKRGFIEVDEQRRTKEAAIFAIGDIAGEPMLAHKAMHEGRVAAEVIAGKRVAFEPQAIPAVVFTDPEIAWAGLTETQAQAEGREVKVVRYPWAASGRAVSMDRTDGVTKLIIDPKTDRILGMGITGTRAGEMIAEGVHAIEMAATAADLGLTIHPHPTLSETLMEAADSYYGTATDIYRPKK; via the coding sequence GTGGCTGAGCAGAGCAGTGGCGCAAAAAAGAAAGTTGCAGTGGTAGGCGCGGGTCCGGGCGGGTACGCCGCCGCCTTCATGGCCGCCGACCTGGGGCTGGAGGTCACGATGATCGGCAGCGACGTGAATCCGGGCGGCGTGTGTCTGTACGTGGGCTGCATTCCGTCGAAGGCGCTGCTGCACGTGGCGGAACTGATCAACGAAGCCGACCACGCGGCGGCGTGGGGCGTTGCCTTCGCGAAGCCGAAGGTGGACGTGGACAAGCTGCGCGCGTTCAAGACGAGCGTGGTCAGCAAGCTGACCGGCGGGCTGGGACAGCTCGCCAAGCAGCGCAAGGTCACCTACATCCAGGGCAAGGCGTCGCTGGCGGACGCGAACACGGTTTCGATCGCGAAGGCGGCCGGCGGGGAAGAAAAGATCCGCTTCGACAACATCATCCTGGCGACGGGTTCGCGTCCGGCGACGCTGCCGGTGTTCGACATCAAGAGCGCGCGCGTGATGGATTCCACCGGCGCGCTCGACCTGACGGATGTGCCGAAGACGCTGCTGGTCGTTGGCGGCGGGTATATCGGGCTGGAACTCGGCACGGTCTACGCGGCGCTGGGGACGAAGGTATCGGTGGTCGAAGTGCTTTCGGGGCTGCTGCCGGGCGCTGATCGCGACCTGGTGACGCCGCTGGCGAAGCGCATCGAGAAAGTATTCGACAAGGTGATGCTCAACACCAAGGTCACCCAGATCAAAGAGGAGAAGACCGGCATTCGCGTGAAGTTCGAGGGCGAAGCCGCGGGTGAGCAGGTGTACGACAAGATTCTGGTATCGGTGGGGCGCAAGCCGAACACCGAGATTGAGGGCCTCGAGAAGACGAAGGTGACGAAGGACAAGCGTGGGTTCATCGAGGTGGATGAGCAGCGGCGCACCAAAGAGGCGGCGATTTTCGCCATCGGCGACATTGCCGGCGAGCCCATGCTGGCGCACAAAGCGATGCACGAGGGGCGGGTGGCGGCCGAGGTGATCGCGGGCAAGCGGGTGGCGTTCGAGCCCCAGGCGATTCCCGCCGTCGTGTTCACCGATCCGGAAATTGCGTGGGCTGGGCTCACCGAAACGCAGGCGCAGGCGGAAGGACGCGAGGTGAAGGTGGTGCGCTATCCGTGGGCTGCGTCGGGGCGCGCGGTCAGCATGGACCGCACCGACGGCGTGACCAAGCTGATCATCGATCCGAAGACGGACCGCATCCTGGGCATGGGCATTACCGGGACACGGGCAGGCGAGATGATCGCCGAGGGCGTGCACGCCATCGAAATGGCCGCGACCGCGGCGGACCTGGGCCTGACCATTCATCCGCACCCGACGCTCTCAGAGACGCTGATGGAAGCGGCCGATTCCTACTATGGAACGGCGACCGATATTTATCGGCCGAAGAAGTGA